Proteins found in one Salvia splendens isolate huo1 chromosome 10, SspV2, whole genome shotgun sequence genomic segment:
- the LOC121750138 gene encoding pseudouridine-5'-phosphate glycosidase-like isoform X1, which yields MASWALSRISNLQKHLSPNIPSPKGEGLVKISPEVSEALSLGKPVVALESTIISHGMPYPQNLETAKEVEAIVRQNGAIPATIAILDGVPCIGLSPEELERLATIGRKARKTARRDIAHVVATGGNGATTVSATMFFASMVGIPIFVTGGIGGVHRHGESTMDISSDLVELGRTPVAVVSAGVKSILDIPRTLEYLETQGVCAAAYQTSEFPAFFTEKSGCKAPCRVDSPEECARLIEAHNSLMLGTGILISVPIPSKYSASGNFIESAIQKALKDAREQNITGSSETPFLLARVNELTGGASLSANIALVKNNACVGAQIAVSLSQLRQESYEGT from the exons ATGGCGTCGTGGGCTCTCTCTAGAATCAGCAACCTCCAAAAACACTTAAGCCCCAATATTCCCTCTCCAAAG GGTGAAGGGCTAGTTAAGATATCACCAGAAGTTTCAGAAGCTCTGTCGCTAGGGAAACCGGTGGTTGCTCTTGAATCTACTATAATTTCTCATG GAATGCCATATCCTCAAAATTTGGAAACAGCTAAGGAGGTTGAGGCTATAGTAAGACAGAATGGAGCTATACCTGCCACTATTGCTATTTTGGATGGTGTACCTTGCATAG GTTTATCTCCAGAAGAACTTGAAAGGCTTGCTACAATAGGAAGAAAAGCTCGAAAGACAGCTCGCAGAGACATTGCACATGTT GTTGCCACGGGAGGGAATGGTGCCACTACTGTTTCAGCAACGATGTTTTTTGCATCCATG GTTGGGATCCCAATATTTGTTACTGGTGGTATTGGGGGAGTTCATAGACATGGAGAGAGTA CTATGGATATTTCTTCTGATCTTGTGGAGTTGGGAAGGACGCCCGTTGCTGTAGTTTCCGCTGGTGTGAAATCAATATTAGATATTCCTAGAACGCTGGAATATTTG GAAACTCAAGGAGTTTGCGCTGCTGCATATCAGACCAGTGAGTTTCCTGCCTTCTTCACTGAAAAGAGTGGCTGCAAG GCACCCTGTCGTGTTGACTCGCCCGAGGAATGTGCTCGATTAATAG AAGCACACAACAGTCTTATGCTGGGGACTGGAATTCTTATATCAGTCCCTATTCCAAGCAAATATTCTGCCTCAGGAAACTTTATTGAGTCAGCGATACAGAAAGCTCTAAAGGATGCTCG GGAGCAGAATATTACTGGCAGCAGTGAAACTCCGTTTTTGCTTGCTAGAGTGAACGAGCTGACTGGGGGAGCCTCCCTCTCTGCAA ACATTGCTCTTGTGAAAAATAATGCATGTGTAGGCGCTCAGATTgcagtctctctctctcagctGCGCCAAGAAAGTTATGAAG GTACCTAA
- the LOC121752433 gene encoding scarecrow-like protein 3 produces MFQDDGSSSVTSSPLQMFPTPSPPSLISPYPWLKDLKPEERGLYLIHLLITCANHVASGSLENANIALDQISHLASPDGDTMQRIASYFSEALADRILRAWPGVYKAFRSTRMPVLAEEIHVRKMFFEFLPFMKVAFVISNQAIIEAMEGEKMVHVIDLNATEPTQWCALIRDLSARPEGPPHLRITGVHQKREVLEQTAHVLIEEAEKLDLPFQFHPVVSKLEDLDVEKLRVKTGEALAISSIMQLHTLLACDAGGNRSPLAPMKGVGVQFQRAAHTNQGTLGELLEKDMVNGYSPSIDSPSSSPLSSMPSSPKIDGYLSALWGLSPKVMVVTEQDSDHNGKSLMERLSESLYFYAALFDCLESALPRASIERLKMEKMLFGEEIKNIIACEGGERRQRHERLEKWNQRFELAGFGNVPLSYYAMLQAKRLLQSYNCDGYKIKEDNGCVVICWQDRPLLSVSAWRNRR; encoded by the coding sequence ATGTTTCAAGACGACGGGTCTTCATCTGTCACCTCCTCACCGCTGCAAATGTTCCCGACGCCGTCGCCGCCGAGCTTAATCTCGCCCTATCCATGGCTGAAAGATCTTAAACCAGAAGAGAGAGGGTTATACCTAATTCACCTCCTAATCACCTGCGCAAACCACGTCGCCTCCGGCAGCCTCGAGAATGCAAACATCGCCCTTGATCAAATCTCCCACCTCGCCTCCCCTGACGGCGACACAATGCAGCGAATCGCCTCCTATTTCTCCGAGGCTCTCGCGGATAGGATCCTCAGAGCCTGGCCCGGGGTTTACAAGGCCTTCCGGTCGACTAGAATGCCGGTTTTAGCCGAGGAAATCCATGTTAGGAAGATGTTTTTCGAGTTCTTGCCGTTTATGAAGGTGGCATTTGTGATTAGTAACCAGGCCATCATTGAGGCGATGGAGGGGGAGAAGATGGTTCATGTGATTGACTTAAACGCGACCGAGCCAACGCAGTGGTGCGCCCTCATCCGAGACCTGAGCGCCCGGCCTGAGGGGCCACCTCATCTCAGGATCACGGGGGTCCATCAGAAGAGGGAGGTGTTGGAGCAGACTGCTCATGTCTTGATTGAGGAGGCGGAGAAGCTGGATTTACCGTTTCAATTCCACCCCGTTGTGAGCAAATTGGAGGATCTTGATGTTGAGAAGCTTAGAGTCAAAACAGGGGAGGCTTTAGCTATTAGTTCAATAATGCAGCTGCACACATTGCTAGCTTGTGATGCCGGTGGGAATAGGTCCCCGTTGGCCCCTATGAAAGGCGTGGGCGTGCAATTTCAAAGGGCTGCGCATACGAATCAAGGAACTTTAGGGGAATTGCTTGAGAAGGATATGGTTAATGGCTATAGTCCAAGCATTGATTCTCCCTCTTCGTCGCCCTTGTCTTCCATGCCCTCCTCGCCTAAGATTGACGGATATCTCAGCGCGTTGTGGGGCCTTTCTCCCAAAGTGATGGTGGTGACAGAGCAGGATTCAGACCACAATGGGAAGAGCTTGATGGAGAGGCTATCCGAGTCATTGTACTTCTACGCTGCTCTGTTCGATTGCCTGGAGTCTGCGTTGCCAAGGGCGTCCATCGAGAGGTTGAAGATGGAGAAGATGCTGTTTGGGGAGGAGATCAAGAATATCATAGCGTGTGAGGGGGGCGAGAGGAGGCAGAGGCACGAGAGGCTCGAGAAGTGGAATCAAAGATTTGAGCTAGCTGGCTTTGGAAATGTTCCTCTTAGCTATTACGCGATGCTGCAGGCGAAGAGGTTGCTGCAGAGTTACAACTGTGATGGTTATAAGATCAAAGAGGACAACGGTTGCGTGGTGATCTGCTGGCAAGATCGGCCGCTTCTCTCAGTATCGGCGTGGAGGAATAGAAGGTGA
- the LOC121750138 gene encoding pseudouridine-5'-phosphate glycosidase-like isoform X2: MPYPQNLETAKEVEAIVRQNGAIPATIAILDGVPCIGLSPEELERLATIGRKARKTARRDIAHVVATGGNGATTVSATMFFASMVGIPIFVTGGIGGVHRHGESTMDISSDLVELGRTPVAVVSAGVKSILDIPRTLEYLETQGVCAAAYQTSEFPAFFTEKSGCKAPCRVDSPEECARLIEAHNSLMLGTGILISVPIPSKYSASGNFIESAIQKALKDAREQNITGSSETPFLLARVNELTGGASLSANIALVKNNACVGAQIAVSLSQLRQESYEGT; encoded by the exons ATGCCATATCCTCAAAATTTGGAAACAGCTAAGGAGGTTGAGGCTATAGTAAGACAGAATGGAGCTATACCTGCCACTATTGCTATTTTGGATGGTGTACCTTGCATAG GTTTATCTCCAGAAGAACTTGAAAGGCTTGCTACAATAGGAAGAAAAGCTCGAAAGACAGCTCGCAGAGACATTGCACATGTT GTTGCCACGGGAGGGAATGGTGCCACTACTGTTTCAGCAACGATGTTTTTTGCATCCATG GTTGGGATCCCAATATTTGTTACTGGTGGTATTGGGGGAGTTCATAGACATGGAGAGAGTA CTATGGATATTTCTTCTGATCTTGTGGAGTTGGGAAGGACGCCCGTTGCTGTAGTTTCCGCTGGTGTGAAATCAATATTAGATATTCCTAGAACGCTGGAATATTTG GAAACTCAAGGAGTTTGCGCTGCTGCATATCAGACCAGTGAGTTTCCTGCCTTCTTCACTGAAAAGAGTGGCTGCAAG GCACCCTGTCGTGTTGACTCGCCCGAGGAATGTGCTCGATTAATAG AAGCACACAACAGTCTTATGCTGGGGACTGGAATTCTTATATCAGTCCCTATTCCAAGCAAATATTCTGCCTCAGGAAACTTTATTGAGTCAGCGATACAGAAAGCTCTAAAGGATGCTCG GGAGCAGAATATTACTGGCAGCAGTGAAACTCCGTTTTTGCTTGCTAGAGTGAACGAGCTGACTGGGGGAGCCTCCCTCTCTGCAA ACATTGCTCTTGTGAAAAATAATGCATGTGTAGGCGCTCAGATTgcagtctctctctctcagctGCGCCAAGAAAGTTATGAAG GTACCTAA